In a single window of the Osmerus eperlanus chromosome 4, fOsmEpe2.1, whole genome shotgun sequence genome:
- the LOC134018487 gene encoding deoxynucleoside triphosphate triphosphohydrolase SAMHD1-like isoform X2 — protein MICSKCSTLADQAPDKPNTIDCQFNVQGKVFNDPIHGLVPMHPLLVRIIDTPQFQRLRYIKQLGGACYVYPGATHNRFEHSIGVSHLAGRLVRELKERQPELQISCRDFLCVQIAGLCHDLGHGPFSHLFDGMFIPKVSTGRKWKHEDASVAMFDHLVDKNELKMEQHGLVLPEDLDFIKEQIAGPIDKTPGKWAYKGRPEKKSFLYEIIANKRNGVDVDKWDYFARDSYYLGLQSNFDHDRFINFARVCEVDEEVDGKKMSQICARDKEVDNLYDMFHTRFSLHRRAYQHRVVEAIQLMIRDALVEANPHILIKGSGVKTFRMSDTVFDMEVYSKLTDHVFEQILYSPSSDLDKARKILERITHRRLYKCVGQILKDKDNLEDEVMDKIKKWQSDVASENHLDPNDFELRVIKIDYGMKKDDPIDQMRFYKKDNPTKAFKISKDQVLYLRPESFSQQQIRIYYKKETDETDETIKAIKDDWSIKFPESHADGSQAVVAVVLGPQTSVEVLANIGQMYEEEPQNSARTEDQEKPGIKKQEV, from the exons ATGATTTGCTCCAAATGCTCAACTCTGGCTGACCAGGCTCCGGACAAGCCGAACACGATTGACTGCCAGTTCAATGTGCAGGGAAAG GTGTTCAACGATCCAATACATGGGCTTGTGCCAATGCACCCTTTGCTGGTCCGCATCATTGACACACCCCAGTTCCAGAGACTTCGCTACATCAAGCAGCTTGGAGGGGCCTGCTATGTCTATCCTGGGGCGACCCACAACCGCTTTGAGCACTCCATAGG AGTGAGTCACCTGGCAGGGAGACTGGTCCGGGAGCTGAAAGAGCGGCAGCCAGAACTTCAAATCTCTTGCAGAGACTTCCTCTGTGTGCAGATCGCTGGCCTCTGCCACGACCTGG GACATGGCCCTTTCTCCCATTTGTTTGATGGGATGTTTATCCCCAAAGTCTCTACAGGAAGGAAATGGAAG CACGAGGATGCGTCCGTGGCCATGTTTGACCACCTTGTCGACAAAAATGAATTGAAGATGGAGCAGCATGGTCTGGTCCTGCCTGAAGACCTGGACTTCATCAAGGAACAAATTGCTGGACCGATTGACAAAACCCCTGGGAAG TGGGCTTACAAAGGCAGACCAGAGAAGAAGTCCTTCCTGTACGAAATCATAGCCAACAAGAGAAACGGTGTTGATGTTGATAAATGGGACTACTTTGCCAG GGACTCTTACTACCTAGGTCTTCAGAGTAACTTTGACCATGACCGCTTTATCAACTTTGCCCGAGTCtgtgaggtggatgaggaggtggATGGGAAGAAGATGTCGCAGATCTGTGCCAGAGACAAG GAAGTGGACAACCTGTATGACATGTTCCACACCAGATTCAGCCTCCACAGACGAGCCTACCAGCACAGAGTGGTCGAAGCCATTCAGCTCAT GATCAGAGATGCCCTTGTCGAAGCAAATCCTCACATCTTGATTAAAGGATCTGGGGTGAAAACGTTCAGAATGTCAGACACCGTATTTGACATGGAGGTCTACTCTAAACTCACAG ACCATGTGTTTGAGCAGATCCTCTACTCCCCCTCTTCTGACCTGGATAAGGCAAGAAAGATTCTAGAGAGAATCACCCACCGACGTCTCTACAAGTGTGTGGGCCAGATCTTAAAG GACAAGGACAATTTGGAGGACGAGGTCATGGACAAGATCAAGAAATGGCAAAGTGATGTGGCGAGTGAAAATCATTTGGATCCAAATGACTTTGAACTCCGT GTCATCAAAATTGACTATGGGATGAAGAAGGACGACCCCATTGACCAAATGCGCTTCTACAAAAAGGACAACCCAACCAAAGCTTTCAAAATCTCCAAAGACCAG GTGTTATACCTCAGGCCAGAGAGCTTTTCACAGCAACAGATCAGGATCTACTATAAGAAGGAGACTGATGAAACTGATGAAACTATAAAGGCCATTAAGGATGACTGGAGCATCAAATTCCCAGAATCACAT GCCGATGGTTCTCAAGCTGTGGTAGCAGTGGTACTTGGACCTCAAACCTCTGTAGAAGTGTTGGCAAATATTGGCCAAATGTATGAG GAGGAACCCCAGAATTCTGCCAGAACAGAAGATCAGGAGAAACCAGGAATAAAGAAACAGGAAGTCTGA
- the LOC134018487 gene encoding deoxynucleoside triphosphate triphosphohydrolase SAMHD1-like isoform X3 encodes MICSKCSTLADQAPDKPNTIDCQFNVQGKVFNDPIHGLVPMHPLLVRIIDTPQFQRLRYIKQLGGACYVYPGATHNRFEHSIGVSHLAGRLVRELKERQPELQISCRDFLCVQIAGLCHDLGHGPFSHLFDGMFIPKVSTGRKWKHEDASVAMFDHLVDKNELKMEQHGLVLPEDLDFIKEQIAGPIDKTPGKWAYKGRPEKKSFLYEIIANKRNGVDVDKWDYFARDSYYLGLQSNFDHDRFINFARVCEVDEEVDGKKMSQICARDKEVDNLYDMFHTRFSLHRRAYQHRVVEAIQLMIRDALVEANPHILIKGSGVKTFRMSDTVFDMEVYSKLTDHVFEQILYSPSSDLDKARKILERITHRRLYKCVGQILKVCGGIKDKDNLEDEVMDKIKKWQSDVASENHLDPNDFELRVIKIDYGMKKDDPIDQMRFYKKDNPTKAFKISKDQVLYLRPESFSQQQIRIYYKKETDETDETIKAIKDDWSIKFPESHEEPQNSARTEDQEKPGIKKQEV; translated from the exons ATGATTTGCTCCAAATGCTCAACTCTGGCTGACCAGGCTCCGGACAAGCCGAACACGATTGACTGCCAGTTCAATGTGCAGGGAAAG GTGTTCAACGATCCAATACATGGGCTTGTGCCAATGCACCCTTTGCTGGTCCGCATCATTGACACACCCCAGTTCCAGAGACTTCGCTACATCAAGCAGCTTGGAGGGGCCTGCTATGTCTATCCTGGGGCGACCCACAACCGCTTTGAGCACTCCATAGG AGTGAGTCACCTGGCAGGGAGACTGGTCCGGGAGCTGAAAGAGCGGCAGCCAGAACTTCAAATCTCTTGCAGAGACTTCCTCTGTGTGCAGATCGCTGGCCTCTGCCACGACCTGG GACATGGCCCTTTCTCCCATTTGTTTGATGGGATGTTTATCCCCAAAGTCTCTACAGGAAGGAAATGGAAG CACGAGGATGCGTCCGTGGCCATGTTTGACCACCTTGTCGACAAAAATGAATTGAAGATGGAGCAGCATGGTCTGGTCCTGCCTGAAGACCTGGACTTCATCAAGGAACAAATTGCTGGACCGATTGACAAAACCCCTGGGAAG TGGGCTTACAAAGGCAGACCAGAGAAGAAGTCCTTCCTGTACGAAATCATAGCCAACAAGAGAAACGGTGTTGATGTTGATAAATGGGACTACTTTGCCAG GGACTCTTACTACCTAGGTCTTCAGAGTAACTTTGACCATGACCGCTTTATCAACTTTGCCCGAGTCtgtgaggtggatgaggaggtggATGGGAAGAAGATGTCGCAGATCTGTGCCAGAGACAAG GAAGTGGACAACCTGTATGACATGTTCCACACCAGATTCAGCCTCCACAGACGAGCCTACCAGCACAGAGTGGTCGAAGCCATTCAGCTCAT GATCAGAGATGCCCTTGTCGAAGCAAATCCTCACATCTTGATTAAAGGATCTGGGGTGAAAACGTTCAGAATGTCAGACACCGTATTTGACATGGAGGTCTACTCTAAACTCACAG ACCATGTGTTTGAGCAGATCCTCTACTCCCCCTCTTCTGACCTGGATAAGGCAAGAAAGATTCTAGAGAGAATCACCCACCGACGTCTCTACAAGTGTGTGGGCCAGATCTTAAAGGTGTGTGGGGGTATAAAG GACAAGGACAATTTGGAGGACGAGGTCATGGACAAGATCAAGAAATGGCAAAGTGATGTGGCGAGTGAAAATCATTTGGATCCAAATGACTTTGAACTCCGT GTCATCAAAATTGACTATGGGATGAAGAAGGACGACCCCATTGACCAAATGCGCTTCTACAAAAAGGACAACCCAACCAAAGCTTTCAAAATCTCCAAAGACCAG GTGTTATACCTCAGGCCAGAGAGCTTTTCACAGCAACAGATCAGGATCTACTATAAGAAGGAGACTGATGAAACTGATGAAACTATAAAGGCCATTAAGGATGACTGGAGCATCAAATTCCCAGAATCACAT GAGGAACCCCAGAATTCTGCCAGAACAGAAGATCAGGAGAAACCAGGAATAAAGAAACAGGAAGTCTGA
- the LOC134018487 gene encoding deoxynucleoside triphosphate triphosphohydrolase SAMHD1-like isoform X1, which yields MICSKCSTLADQAPDKPNTIDCQFNVQGKVFNDPIHGLVPMHPLLVRIIDTPQFQRLRYIKQLGGACYVYPGATHNRFEHSIGVSHLAGRLVRELKERQPELQISCRDFLCVQIAGLCHDLGHGPFSHLFDGMFIPKVSTGRKWKHEDASVAMFDHLVDKNELKMEQHGLVLPEDLDFIKEQIAGPIDKTPGKWAYKGRPEKKSFLYEIIANKRNGVDVDKWDYFARDSYYLGLQSNFDHDRFINFARVCEVDEEVDGKKMSQICARDKEVDNLYDMFHTRFSLHRRAYQHRVVEAIQLMIRDALVEANPHILIKGSGVKTFRMSDTVFDMEVYSKLTDHVFEQILYSPSSDLDKARKILERITHRRLYKCVGQILKVCGGIKDKDNLEDEVMDKIKKWQSDVASENHLDPNDFELRVIKIDYGMKKDDPIDQMRFYKKDNPTKAFKISKDQVLYLRPESFSQQQIRIYYKKETDETDETIKAIKDDWSIKFPESHADGSQAVVAVVLGPQTSVEVLANIGQMYEEEPQNSARTEDQEKPGIKKQEV from the exons ATGATTTGCTCCAAATGCTCAACTCTGGCTGACCAGGCTCCGGACAAGCCGAACACGATTGACTGCCAGTTCAATGTGCAGGGAAAG GTGTTCAACGATCCAATACATGGGCTTGTGCCAATGCACCCTTTGCTGGTCCGCATCATTGACACACCCCAGTTCCAGAGACTTCGCTACATCAAGCAGCTTGGAGGGGCCTGCTATGTCTATCCTGGGGCGACCCACAACCGCTTTGAGCACTCCATAGG AGTGAGTCACCTGGCAGGGAGACTGGTCCGGGAGCTGAAAGAGCGGCAGCCAGAACTTCAAATCTCTTGCAGAGACTTCCTCTGTGTGCAGATCGCTGGCCTCTGCCACGACCTGG GACATGGCCCTTTCTCCCATTTGTTTGATGGGATGTTTATCCCCAAAGTCTCTACAGGAAGGAAATGGAAG CACGAGGATGCGTCCGTGGCCATGTTTGACCACCTTGTCGACAAAAATGAATTGAAGATGGAGCAGCATGGTCTGGTCCTGCCTGAAGACCTGGACTTCATCAAGGAACAAATTGCTGGACCGATTGACAAAACCCCTGGGAAG TGGGCTTACAAAGGCAGACCAGAGAAGAAGTCCTTCCTGTACGAAATCATAGCCAACAAGAGAAACGGTGTTGATGTTGATAAATGGGACTACTTTGCCAG GGACTCTTACTACCTAGGTCTTCAGAGTAACTTTGACCATGACCGCTTTATCAACTTTGCCCGAGTCtgtgaggtggatgaggaggtggATGGGAAGAAGATGTCGCAGATCTGTGCCAGAGACAAG GAAGTGGACAACCTGTATGACATGTTCCACACCAGATTCAGCCTCCACAGACGAGCCTACCAGCACAGAGTGGTCGAAGCCATTCAGCTCAT GATCAGAGATGCCCTTGTCGAAGCAAATCCTCACATCTTGATTAAAGGATCTGGGGTGAAAACGTTCAGAATGTCAGACACCGTATTTGACATGGAGGTCTACTCTAAACTCACAG ACCATGTGTTTGAGCAGATCCTCTACTCCCCCTCTTCTGACCTGGATAAGGCAAGAAAGATTCTAGAGAGAATCACCCACCGACGTCTCTACAAGTGTGTGGGCCAGATCTTAAAGGTGTGTGGGGGTATAAAG GACAAGGACAATTTGGAGGACGAGGTCATGGACAAGATCAAGAAATGGCAAAGTGATGTGGCGAGTGAAAATCATTTGGATCCAAATGACTTTGAACTCCGT GTCATCAAAATTGACTATGGGATGAAGAAGGACGACCCCATTGACCAAATGCGCTTCTACAAAAAGGACAACCCAACCAAAGCTTTCAAAATCTCCAAAGACCAG GTGTTATACCTCAGGCCAGAGAGCTTTTCACAGCAACAGATCAGGATCTACTATAAGAAGGAGACTGATGAAACTGATGAAACTATAAAGGCCATTAAGGATGACTGGAGCATCAAATTCCCAGAATCACAT GCCGATGGTTCTCAAGCTGTGGTAGCAGTGGTACTTGGACCTCAAACCTCTGTAGAAGTGTTGGCAAATATTGGCCAAATGTATGAG GAGGAACCCCAGAATTCTGCCAGAACAGAAGATCAGGAGAAACCAGGAATAAAGAAACAGGAAGTCTGA
- the LOC134018492 gene encoding beta-1,4 N-acetylgalactosaminyltransferase 1-like, translating to METHGHHSVFTITVGHVITPKLVKPAFKEEVSGISSLVTIATKTFLRYDKLQDLIDSIRQYYPDIVIVVADDNEEPQPVKGQAHTHI from the exons ATGGAAACCCATGGACACCACTCAGTCTTTACAATCACTGTTGGACATGTCATCACCCCAAAACTCGTGAAACCAGCCTTCAAAGAAGAAG TATCTGGTATCAGTTCCCTTGTCACCATCGCTACCAAGACCTTCCTGCGCTATGATAAATTACAGGACTTGATTGACAGCATACGGCAGTACTACCCTGACATTGTCATAGTGGTCGCCGACGACAACGAGGAGCCCCAGCCAGTCAAgggccaagcacacacacacatctaa